In the Topomyia yanbarensis strain Yona2022 chromosome 3, ASM3024719v1, whole genome shotgun sequence genome, one interval contains:
- the LOC131690179 gene encoding Y+L amino acid transporter 2 produces MAKVAAVDVLAPVQGFGETAPRNRQGSNASSRLQPDQSDSDDGGIKLKKELGLMDGVAIIVGVIVGAGIFVSPKGVLLYSGSIGQAIIVWILSGVLSMVGALCYAELGTMIPKSGGDYAYIGEAFGPLPAFLYLWVALMILVPAGNAITAITFAQYLLQPLWPTCEPPYESVRLLAALITCLLTAINCYNVKWVTRVTETFTGMKVLALLVIVAAGAWYLMSGNTELLENPFENSKVQPGFIALAFYNGLFSYSGWNYLNFVTEELKDPYRNLPRAICISMPAVTIIYVITNIAYFAVLAPDVMLSSQAVAVTFADKMLGFMAWIMPLFVACSTFGSLNGAIFASSRLFFVGARNGHLPAALSLINVNCLTPIPSLIFLCLLTLVLLFIRDVFTIINYVSYVEILFIFISVSGLLRLRKKNPDANRPIKVSLVIPIIFLLTAGFLVIFSVFESPTEVAIGTAIIVLGIPVYYITIHKPWKWLTGKSQAINTFCSKLFVCMPNSDKLE; encoded by the exons ATGGCGAAAGTGGCCGCCGTTGATGTGTTGGCCCCGGTGCAGGGTTTCGGCGAAACGGCACCCCGAAATCGACAAGGGAGCAATGCTAGCTCCCGACTACAACCAGACCAATCGGATAGCGACGATGGTGGCATTAAGCTGAAAAAGGAACTCGGTCTTATGGACGGAGTGGCCATTATTGTGGGAGTGATCGTTGGTGCCGGGATCTTTGTGTCCCCGAAAGGAGTGCTGTTGTATTCCGGATCCATCGGGCAGGCCATTATCGTTTGGATTCTATCGGGAGTACTTAGCATGGTGGGCGCGCTGTGTTATGCTGAATTAG GTACCATGATCCCCAAATCGGGAGGCGATTACGCATACATTGGTGAAGCGTTCGGACCACTACCAGCCTTCCTCTATCTGTGGGTAGCGCTAATGATTCTAGTTCCAGCCGGTAATGCAATCACGGCCATCACATTCGCTCAGTATTTGCTACAACCATTGTGGCCAACGTGTGAGCCACCGTACGAGTCAGTACGACTGCTGGCCGCACTAATAACCT GTCTTCTTACGGCCATCAACTGCTACAATGTGAAATGGGTGACCCGAGTGACGGAAACATTTACCGGGATGAAGGTACTGGCTCTGTTGGTGATCGTGGCCGCCGGTGCGTGGTACCTGATGAGCGGGAATACAGAGCTGTTGGAAAACCCGTTCGAGAATTCTAAAGTTCAACCGGGCTTCATTGCGCTGGCATTCTACAATGGGCTGTTTTCGTATTCAGGCTGGAATTATCTGAATTTCGTCACGGAAGAGTTGAAAGATCCCTATCG GAACCTCCCGCGAGCCATCTGCATCAGTATGCCAGCGGTCACTATTATTTATGTTATCACCAATATCGCATACTTTGCTGTTCTGGCACCTGATGTTATGCTGTCTTCGCAGGCTGTCGCG GTCACCTTCGCGGATAAGATGCTCGGTTTCATGGCATGGATTATGCCACTGTTTGTCGCTTGCTCCACATTCGGCTCTCTCAACGGTGCAATTTTTGCCTCGTCACGACTGTTTTTCGTAGGAGCCCGCAACGGCCACCTTCCGGCAGCACTTTCTCTAATCAACGTGAACTGCCTCACTCCGATCCCTTCACTGATATTTTTG TGCCTTCTGACGCTAGTGCTACTGTTCATTCGGGACGTTTTTACGATCATCAACTACGTAAGCTACGTCGAAATTCTGTTCATATTTATCTCCGTATCTGGACTGCTTCGGTTACGTAAGAAAAATCCGGACGCCAACCGACCTATCAAG GTATCTCTGGTTATTCCCATCATATTCCTGCTGACGGCGGGTTTTCTGGTGATATTCTCCGTGTTTGAATCTCCTACCGAGGTAGCAATCGGCACGGCAATCATCGTACTCGGTATACCGGTGTACTACATAACCATCCATAAACCGTGGAAATGGCTGACGGGGAAATCCCAAGCAATTAACACATTCTGCTCGAAACTGTTCGTCTGCATGCCCAACAGTGACAAGTTGGAGTGA